One Owenweeksia hongkongensis DSM 17368 genomic region harbors:
- a CDS encoding efflux RND transporter periplasmic adaptor subunit — translation MKRKIIIIAASALILFGGFTVSNILKESKKAPVKKKTNNTTTVFVETVKNTTLPIQLTTTGSLEAKNRVEIYAEVQGVMTSPVGSFKEGSSYKKGSTLVSIESDVYSAGLMSQKSSLQNLVTSALADIRLDYPKAFKKWNDFLSQIDITKPLPQLPEAESDKEKMFITGRNIYSTYYNVRNMELTLAKYNIAAPFDGVLVEALVTPGSLIRTGQKLGTFIQPTIYEIEAPVSSSMISFLKIGQKVAVTPTSKNNQEWEGEITRINRLVNSETQTTNVFIQLKGEGLEEGMFVKTNIMATEMENAYELSRSVIFDTDQVFVVQDSLLAQKTIEPIYYNEKTVVVRGLEDGEQTLTKLPSGAYSGMKVGIYTPQ, via the coding sequence ATGAAAAGAAAAATCATCATCATTGCCGCTAGTGCATTAATCCTCTTTGGTGGGTTTACCGTTTCCAACATTCTTAAAGAAAGTAAAAAGGCGCCTGTAAAAAAGAAGACCAACAACACCACAACTGTGTTTGTAGAAACGGTAAAAAATACAACATTGCCCATACAGCTAACCACCACCGGAAGCTTAGAAGCAAAAAACAGGGTAGAGATTTATGCCGAAGTTCAAGGTGTGATGACTTCGCCTGTAGGAAGTTTTAAAGAAGGTTCGAGCTACAAAAAAGGCAGCACGCTGGTTTCTATAGAATCTGATGTGTACAGCGCTGGCTTGATGTCTCAAAAAAGTAGCCTTCAAAACTTGGTAACTTCTGCATTGGCCGATATTCGATTGGATTATCCAAAAGCGTTTAAAAAATGGAATGACTTTCTTTCGCAAATAGACATTACTAAACCTTTGCCACAATTGCCAGAAGCAGAGTCGGACAAAGAAAAAATGTTTATCACAGGCCGCAACATTTACTCTACCTATTACAATGTGCGCAACATGGAGTTGACCTTGGCCAAGTATAACATTGCTGCACCTTTTGATGGCGTATTGGTAGAAGCTTTGGTTACGCCCGGATCGCTTATCCGCACCGGACAAAAACTCGGCACGTTTATACAGCCCACCATTTATGAGATTGAAGCTCCTGTGAGCTCGAGCATGATAAGCTTTTTGAAAATTGGTCAGAAAGTAGCTGTAACGCCCACCTCCAAAAACAACCAGGAGTGGGAGGGCGAGATTACGCGCATCAACCGATTGGTGAACAGCGAAACCCAAACTACAAACGTATTTATTCAGCTAAAAGGCGAAGGCCTGGAAGAAGGCATGTTTGTGAAAACAAACATCATGGCTACCGAAATGGAAAATGCCTACGAGCTTAGCCGCAGTGTAATTTTTGATACCGACCAAGTGTTTGTGGTGCAAGATTCTCTTTTAGCGCAAAAAACGATAGAACCCATTTACTACAACGAAAAAACAGTGGTGGTTAGAGGTTTAGAAGATGGCGAACAGACCCTTACTAAATTGCCATCAGGTGCCTATTCAGGAATGAAAGTAGGTATTTACACGCCACAATAA
- a CDS encoding TetR/AcrR family transcriptional regulator — protein MQQEQKSELTRQTILNESFKLFYEKGFKTTSVDKIMKATNLSKGAFYHHYKNKRELGLAVISLKVQKRVFDGMITPLYKSGDAVDILKSTFLDRLKSFPIYDKQHGCPMNNFINEIGDMEIAYQAALKKIIEEWKAALIQLIERGKSEGSIKSNVHSQAAAVYLISAFEGIRGIRKLYDDDLILDEYISGLSLYLDQIKK, from the coding sequence ATGCAACAGGAGCAAAAATCTGAACTTACCAGGCAAACTATTCTCAATGAGTCGTTTAAACTGTTCTATGAAAAAGGTTTTAAAACCACCAGTGTGGATAAGATAATGAAGGCTACCAATCTTTCTAAGGGAGCTTTTTATCATCATTATAAAAATAAGCGGGAGCTTGGCCTTGCCGTAATAAGCCTAAAGGTGCAAAAGAGGGTTTTTGATGGAATGATTACTCCTTTGTACAAATCAGGTGATGCGGTTGACATTTTGAAAAGCACTTTTTTAGATCGCCTAAAGTCCTTCCCTATTTATGATAAACAGCATGGTTGCCCCATGAATAATTTTATAAATGAGATTGGCGACATGGAAATTGCCTATCAAGCAGCGCTGAAAAAAATCATTGAAGAATGGAAAGCAGCACTAATTCAATTGATAGAAAGGGGAAAGTCTGAGGGCTCAATAAAATCTAATGTACATAGCCAAGCTGCTGCAGTATACCTCATCAGCGCTTTTGAAGGAATACGTGGAATACGCAAGCTTTACGATGACGATTTGATTCTTGACGAATATATTTCTGGCCTCTCATTATACCTTGATCAAATAAAAAAATAA
- a CDS encoding cold-shock protein, giving the protein MSNGTVKFFNDAKGFGFITPDDGGKDVFVHANNLTEEIREGDKVSYEVEESQKGLNAVNVSVS; this is encoded by the coding sequence ATGAGTAACGGGACAGTAAAGTTTTTCAATGATGCCAAAGGCTTCGGGTTTATTACACCAGATGACGGAGGCAAAGATGTATTTGTACACGCAAACAATTTGACAGAAGAAATTAGAGAAGGAGATAAAGTATCCTACGAAGTTGAAGAAAGTCAAAAAGGACTAAATGCAGTAAACGTTAGCGTTTCTTAA
- a CDS encoding DoxX family protein, translated as MRNILNTTINIIASGLMIFFAVPKLLAKPQSVAGFEQFEKAIYLNADFFRIFTGVSELALAILLLAFTFTKNNTFGKLGYSFLLITMVTALGLEFFARPEPKMLLVLIAIFLALASVYRLKTIINTQTS; from the coding sequence ATGCGAAACATCTTGAATACCACTATTAATATCATAGCCAGTGGATTAATGATATTTTTTGCAGTCCCCAAATTATTGGCCAAGCCGCAAAGTGTTGCAGGGTTTGAGCAATTTGAAAAAGCAATTTACCTCAACGCTGATTTCTTCAGGATTTTCACGGGTGTGTCAGAGCTGGCTCTGGCTATTTTACTACTTGCTTTCACCTTTACTAAAAACAACACTTTTGGTAAACTTGGCTACTCTTTTTTACTAATCACCATGGTGACAGCTCTAGGTTTGGAGTTTTTTGCGCGACCTGAACCAAAGATGCTTTTAGTGCTAATAGCTATTTTTTTAGCTCTTGCCTCGGTTTATAGATTAAAAACAATTATCAACACCCAAACATCATAA
- a CDS encoding outer membrane beta-barrel family protein translates to MPLLQKYTLAATLLIFSVFVLPAQNNISITGTVVDATDGSPIPYATAVAISNSDQKVINGSTTDDDGEFSLNSTSTDISIEISFIGYTKKTIKDFTIRNGSVILGKIKLSQNSESLDEVSVTAEKSSMEFKLDKRVFNVGQDISSSGMGALDVLNNVPSVNVDIEGAISLRGNTGVQILINGKPSVLADEQSNALGTLTADMIESIEVITNPSAKYEAEGTSGIINIILKKEEKKGFNGSASINTGVPHNHSVGVSLNQRTENFNFFTQFGAGYRSLPRYSESINRNLVDSTMVESDGVSYRNENFYNITLGADYYINDLNTITLSGNFAYEIETPDGETHFDLYDSIGQLYSSYDRIETTEATNPKYQYDLQYKKQFKNDEDHTLLFSTLGRFFGKDQSSEFINEYSFGPEYTANQQTETDFYQADYTFKLDYTNPITDAITLEVGSQYQINDVGNDYAVYDQVGTAWVLDSNLTNNFEYNQKVLGVYGTGSYEGKKWGVKVGLRVENTDLNTLLTNTNESNTQNYTDFFPTLHTSYKISQRFSLQAGYSRRIFRPRLWDLNPFFNIQNNFNVRTGNPDLLPEYADSYELTGVFIFEKASLTSSVYHLYTTDVVERVSFFANNVNVTTPVNVGTNNKTGVELTGKYTPLDWLSINGDFNYGFFVRQGEFENQNFDFNGDQWSVKFTTKFKLPAGFDLEISPNYRSRYKTVQGEVSGFAFADAGIRKKLWKGKAVINLAVRDIFASRIRESIVDQPTYYVYDFGKRGRFVTLGFSYSFGKGEAMSYSGGRRR, encoded by the coding sequence ATGCCTCTGTTACAGAAATACACATTAGCTGCAACACTATTGATTTTCAGTGTTTTTGTTTTACCTGCTCAAAACAATATCAGCATCACGGGTACCGTGGTGGATGCTACTGATGGATCTCCAATTCCCTATGCCACTGCTGTGGCAATTTCTAATTCAGATCAAAAAGTAATCAATGGCTCTACCACCGATGATGATGGAGAGTTTAGCTTGAATAGCACCTCTACAGACATTAGCATTGAAATCAGCTTTATTGGTTATACAAAAAAGACTATTAAGGACTTTACAATAAGAAATGGCTCTGTAATCTTAGGAAAAATCAAACTTTCTCAAAACTCAGAAAGCTTGGATGAAGTATCGGTTACAGCCGAAAAATCAAGCATGGAATTTAAGCTTGACAAAAGGGTTTTTAATGTTGGTCAGGACATCAGCTCCTCTGGTATGGGCGCACTGGATGTATTAAATAACGTACCCTCAGTAAATGTAGATATTGAAGGAGCCATAAGCTTGCGCGGAAACACGGGCGTGCAAATTTTGATAAATGGCAAACCCTCAGTATTGGCTGATGAGCAAAGCAATGCCCTAGGTACGCTTACCGCTGATATGATTGAAAGCATTGAGGTAATCACCAACCCATCAGCAAAATACGAAGCTGAAGGAACATCGGGAATCATCAACATTATCCTGAAAAAGGAAGAGAAAAAAGGCTTCAACGGATCGGCCAGCATAAACACCGGTGTACCACATAATCACAGTGTTGGAGTGAGCCTAAATCAGCGTACCGAGAATTTTAATTTTTTCACACAATTTGGCGCAGGATACCGCTCCCTTCCACGCTATAGCGAAAGCATAAACCGAAACCTTGTAGATAGCACCATGGTGGAAAGTGACGGTGTGAGCTATCGCAATGAAAACTTTTACAACATTACTCTGGGTGCTGACTATTACATAAATGATTTGAACACTATCACCTTGTCGGGAAATTTTGCCTACGAAATAGAAACTCCGGATGGTGAAACTCACTTTGATCTTTATGACAGCATTGGTCAATTATATTCAAGCTATGACAGAATAGAGACCACTGAGGCTACCAATCCAAAGTACCAATACGACTTGCAATACAAGAAGCAGTTTAAAAATGATGAAGATCACACCCTACTATTCAGCACATTGGGAAGGTTTTTTGGAAAGGATCAATCCTCTGAATTTATAAACGAATATAGTTTTGGACCAGAGTACACCGCCAATCAACAAACGGAAACTGATTTTTATCAAGCCGATTACACATTTAAGCTAGATTACACTAACCCAATTACGGATGCTATTACGCTTGAAGTAGGTTCTCAATATCAAATAAATGACGTAGGGAATGATTATGCTGTTTACGACCAGGTAGGTACAGCATGGGTTTTAGACTCAAATCTTACCAATAATTTTGAATACAACCAAAAAGTACTTGGAGTATATGGTACAGGATCTTACGAAGGTAAAAAGTGGGGTGTGAAAGTTGGTCTTCGAGTGGAGAATACTGATCTAAATACCTTGCTCACCAACACTAATGAATCCAATACCCAGAACTATACGGACTTCTTCCCCACCCTGCATACCTCGTATAAAATATCTCAACGATTTTCCCTGCAGGCAGGATATTCCAGACGAATTTTTAGACCAAGATTATGGGATTTGAATCCATTCTTCAATATTCAGAACAACTTTAATGTACGCACAGGTAACCCTGATTTGCTACCAGAATATGCAGACAGCTATGAGCTAACGGGAGTTTTCATATTTGAAAAAGCCTCACTTACCAGTAGCGTTTATCACCTTTACACCACTGATGTGGTAGAACGTGTTTCATTTTTTGCCAATAATGTAAATGTAACCACCCCAGTAAATGTGGGTACTAATAATAAAACTGGGGTTGAACTAACCGGAAAGTACACTCCTTTAGATTGGCTTAGCATTAACGGGGATTTTAATTACGGTTTTTTTGTGCGCCAAGGCGAGTTTGAAAACCAAAACTTCGACTTTAATGGAGACCAGTGGTCGGTTAAGTTTACCACAAAGTTTAAGCTTCCCGCAGGTTTTGATTTAGAGATTTCACCAAATTACCGATCAAGGTATAAAACGGTGCAGGGCGAGGTTTCAGGATTTGCATTTGCAGATGCAGGCATTCGCAAAAAGCTATGGAAAGGTAAAGCCGTGATCAATCTTGCTGTTCGCGACATTTTTGCCTCGCGCATCCGCGAAAGTATAGTAGATCAGCCAACTTACTACGTATATGATTTTGGCAAGAGAGGTCGTTTTGTAACCCTTGGTTTTAGCTACAGCTTTGGCAAAGGTGAGGCTATGAGTTACTCAGGTGGCAGAAGACGTTAA
- a CDS encoding efflux RND transporter permease subunit: MKSIISHFIKFPVAVNVIILGVVILGAFGMLSLRSSFFPLQDSKFIDITISYPGASPQEMEEGVVLKIEDNLRGIVGIDRFTSASSENTASISVEAVKGYDIDILLADVKNAVDKVPSFPAEMEPPVVAKNENLNVAIELQLSGKDVPLQTLKTISREVENDLRSIEGISQLTITGYPDEEIIVSVNEEILRTYNLTFNDVAAAVASNNILVTGGAIKTEDEEYLIRVSNRAYYGKELNNIILKTEENGAIIRLQDVALTEDTWSETPDRGYYNSKSAISFTISTTNNEDLIEAAENATLYAESFNEKYNNIQLDVTNDRSQVIVERTALLLENGVQGIALVLFFLSLFLRPRLAAWVAFGIPISFLGMFMVASYFDITINVLSLFGMIIVIGILVDDGIVIAENIFHHYEKGKSRVQAAIDGTMEVLPAIVSAILTTLVAFSTFFYLDGRLGEFFGEVAIVVILTLSFSLFEALVILPAHVAHSKALSHDQKTYWFNEKATNFLNFLRDKLYSPVLHFFMEYKILGFSILIALFVMTTGAIGGGIIRTTFFPVIASDQVNVTLQMPQGINPVVTDSIITEIEKVAMVVNEEYTAKQEGNKQVIQSIIKRIGPGTANASLKINLLPGEERNFTAAEIANSLALAAGEYPSAESLVFDAGSGFGGKPVSVSLLGYNIEELKAAKIELKEKLKENVLLRDISDNDPAGINEINVELKDKAYLLGFTLNDVISQVRAGFNGLQVQRFQRGQDEIIVWVRYDVEGRSSILNLDNMRIVNAKGDRVPLNEIATYHIARGEITINHLDGKREIKVEADLKDPKESSTDIITDIQQNIMPEILSKYPSVSTSYEGQNREAAKTTASASKVFPIIIFLILIIIAFTFRSYLQPIILLVMIPFTLIGVAWGHWFHDFPINMLSLLGIIALIGIVVNDGLVLISKFNSYLQEGLSFDNALLEAGKSRFRAIFLTSVTTIAGLSPLILEKSRQAQFLIPMAIAIAYGIAIATVLTLIMLPMLLSVGNALKVYTLWLWEGKKPSQESVEPAVEEMLENEESTHPA, encoded by the coding sequence ATGAAGTCGATTATATCACATTTTATAAAATTTCCGGTGGCTGTAAATGTCATTATCCTTGGGGTAGTGATACTTGGCGCCTTCGGTATGCTGTCGTTGCGCTCTAGCTTCTTTCCATTACAAGATTCGAAGTTTATAGATATAACCATTTCGTATCCCGGTGCTTCGCCACAAGAGATGGAAGAAGGCGTGGTGCTAAAAATTGAAGACAATCTCCGCGGTATTGTGGGGATTGACCGCTTTACTTCGGCATCTTCAGAAAACACAGCCAGCATTTCTGTGGAAGCTGTAAAAGGTTACGATATTGATATTTTGTTGGCCGATGTAAAAAACGCGGTAGACAAAGTGCCTTCATTTCCGGCAGAAATGGAGCCGCCTGTAGTGGCCAAAAACGAAAACCTAAATGTGGCCATTGAGCTACAACTGAGCGGGAAGGACGTGCCACTTCAAACGCTAAAAACCATTAGTCGTGAGGTAGAAAACGATTTGCGCAGCATAGAAGGAATTTCGCAATTAACCATTACGGGTTACCCTGACGAAGAAATTATTGTCTCGGTAAACGAGGAGATTTTACGCACCTACAACTTAACCTTTAACGATGTGGCTGCTGCGGTTGCGAGTAACAATATTCTAGTAACCGGTGGAGCCATTAAAACCGAAGATGAAGAATACCTGATTCGCGTAAGCAACCGCGCCTATTACGGCAAGGAGCTCAACAATATTATTTTAAAAACAGAAGAAAATGGCGCCATCATACGCTTGCAAGATGTAGCCTTAACCGAAGATACATGGTCTGAAACGCCTGACCGTGGTTATTACAACAGCAAGTCGGCCATATCTTTTACCATAAGCACCACTAACAACGAAGATTTAATTGAAGCCGCAGAAAATGCCACGCTTTATGCCGAAAGTTTTAACGAGAAGTACAACAACATTCAGCTGGATGTAACCAACGACCGTTCGCAAGTAATTGTAGAGCGCACCGCGCTTTTGCTTGAAAATGGTGTGCAGGGAATTGCCTTAGTACTGTTTTTCTTGTCCTTGTTTTTACGTCCGCGATTGGCTGCTTGGGTGGCTTTCGGTATCCCGATTTCCTTTTTAGGAATGTTTATGGTGGCTTCGTATTTCGACATTACCATCAACGTGCTTTCATTGTTCGGAATGATTATCGTGATTGGTATTTTGGTAGATGACGGAATTGTAATTGCCGAGAATATTTTTCACCATTACGAAAAGGGAAAAAGCCGTGTACAAGCAGCCATTGATGGAACCATGGAGGTTTTGCCTGCCATTGTTTCGGCTATTTTAACCACCTTGGTTGCGTTTTCTACCTTCTTTTATTTAGACGGACGCTTAGGCGAATTCTTTGGTGAAGTAGCCATTGTGGTAATTCTTACCTTATCGTTTTCGCTCTTCGAAGCCTTGGTTATTTTACCCGCTCACGTAGCGCATTCAAAGGCGCTTTCGCACGACCAAAAAACGTATTGGTTCAACGAAAAAGCGACTAACTTTTTAAATTTCCTGCGCGATAAATTATACAGCCCAGTATTGCATTTCTTTATGGAATACAAAATTCTTGGGTTTTCCATTCTCATCGCCTTGTTTGTAATGACCACAGGTGCCATTGGTGGCGGAATAATTCGTACCACATTTTTCCCAGTAATTGCCTCCGACCAAGTAAATGTAACCTTGCAAATGCCGCAGGGAATCAATCCGGTGGTAACAGATTCTATTATTACAGAAATAGAAAAAGTGGCCATGGTGGTAAACGAAGAATACACCGCCAAGCAAGAAGGGAACAAACAAGTGATTCAGAGCATCATCAAGCGTATTGGGCCCGGTACGGCTAACGCCTCATTAAAAATAAACTTGCTTCCGGGTGAAGAACGCAACTTTACCGCTGCCGAAATTGCCAACTCTTTGGCTTTAGCTGCAGGGGAATATCCATCGGCCGAAAGTTTGGTGTTTGATGCAGGTTCTGGCTTTGGAGGAAAACCGGTTTCGGTTTCTTTACTCGGTTACAATATCGAAGAGCTGAAAGCCGCCAAAATAGAGCTAAAAGAAAAATTGAAAGAAAACGTGTTGCTGCGTGACATCAGCGACAACGACCCTGCAGGAATTAATGAAATTAACGTAGAGTTAAAGGACAAAGCTTACTTGCTAGGTTTTACCCTAAACGATGTAATTAGCCAAGTGCGTGCTGGTTTCAACGGTTTGCAAGTGCAGCGTTTTCAGCGTGGCCAAGATGAGATCATTGTGTGGGTGCGCTACGATGTAGAAGGCCGTTCATCCATTTTGAATTTGGACAACATGCGCATTGTAAATGCCAAAGGAGACCGTGTGCCGCTTAACGAAATTGCCACTTATCACATTGCGCGTGGCGAAATCACCATCAACCACTTGGACGGAAAACGCGAGATAAAAGTGGAGGCCGATTTAAAAGATCCGAAGGAGAGCTCAACGGATATCATCACAGATATTCAGCAAAACATTATGCCAGAAATCCTTTCAAAGTATCCATCGGTTTCTACTTCGTACGAGGGACAAAATCGCGAAGCTGCCAAAACAACGGCCTCTGCCAGCAAGGTTTTCCCTATTATCATCTTTTTGATTTTGATAATTATCGCCTTCACTTTCCGCTCGTACTTACAGCCCATTATACTACTGGTTATGATTCCATTTACCCTGATTGGCGTAGCCTGGGGTCACTGGTTTCACGATTTTCCTATCAACATGCTTTCGCTACTGGGCATCATTGCCCTTATCGGAATCGTGGTAAATGATGGATTGGTACTCATCAGTAAATTCAACAGCTACCTGCAGGAAGGTTTGTCTTTTGACAATGCCCTACTGGAAGCGGGAAAATCAAGGTTCCGTGCCATCTTCTTGACTTCGGTCACCACCATTGCCGGACTATCGCCACTTATTTTAGAAAAGAGTAGACAAGCGCAGTTTTTAATTCCGATGGCCATCGCCATTGCCTATGGAATTGCCATTGCTACGGTGCTGACGCTAATTATGTTGCCGATGCTTTTATCGGTGGGCAACGCACTAAAAGTGTACACCCTCTGGCTTTGGGAAGGCAAAAAACCGAGTCAAGAATCGGTAGAGCCAGCCGTAGAAGAAATGCTTGAAAATGAAGAATCAACTCACCCTGCCTAA
- a CDS encoding MarR family winged helix-turn-helix transcriptional regulator, which produces MENECTSDIGEYGIMPTLGKTLKHVDIYINAQLKKAGIDLTKKQLLVLKALTRRGPLPQNDLAFITERDKASLARFVNTLEKKNLVARIPSPSDKRINIVHLTKQGKKLFQNTEPFFKKLVLQVQQNISESELAQAANTLSKIKQNIENLKNSCTGN; this is translated from the coding sequence ATGGAAAATGAATGTACATCAGATATTGGTGAGTATGGTATTATGCCCACTTTAGGTAAAACCCTAAAGCATGTAGATATCTACATCAATGCACAACTGAAAAAAGCTGGTATTGACTTAACCAAAAAGCAACTACTTGTGCTTAAGGCACTCACACGAAGAGGTCCTTTACCACAAAACGATCTGGCCTTTATCACGGAGCGTGATAAAGCTTCTTTAGCACGATTTGTCAATACCTTGGAAAAGAAAAATTTGGTAGCAAGAATTCCTTCACCAAGTGATAAAAGAATAAACATAGTACACCTTACAAAGCAAGGAAAAAAGCTATTTCAGAATACGGAACCTTTCTTTAAAAAGCTAGTGTTGCAAGTGCAGCAAAACATCTCAGAGTCTGAATTAGCACAAGCTGCGAACACATTGTCCAAAATCAAGCAAAACATAGAAAACCTAAAAAACAGTTGCACTGGCAACTAA
- a CDS encoding haloacid dehalogenase type II: MEENTNNRRSFIKKTALAGLAGVAMPHLGFSADSETRANGLDTSVRPKVLFFDVNETLLDLTAMKQSVGDVLGNRSDLLPLWFTTMLQYSLVSTVGRQYQDFGIIGAAALQMVAKNHDITLTETQAREAILGPIRSLPAHPEVKESLTRLKNAGYKLVSFTNSSNKGVQTQFENAGLIEFFDERLSIEDIGKFKPHTDAYDWAARKMDVNPNECLLIAAHGWDIAGALWANWRGAFVSRPGAQLYPLAPNPEISEPNLKLIADKLIALK; encoded by the coding sequence ATGGAAGAAAACACAAATAACAGACGGTCTTTTATTAAAAAAACCGCCCTTGCAGGACTTGCCGGAGTAGCAATGCCACACTTAGGTTTTTCAGCTGATAGCGAAACTCGAGCAAACGGATTGGACACATCCGTTCGGCCAAAGGTTTTATTCTTTGATGTGAATGAAACATTGCTTGACCTTACTGCTATGAAGCAAAGCGTAGGAGATGTTTTAGGAAACAGGAGCGACCTTTTACCATTATGGTTTACTACAATGCTTCAGTACTCATTGGTAAGTACAGTCGGCAGACAGTACCAGGATTTTGGAATTATTGGAGCTGCAGCCTTACAAATGGTGGCTAAAAACCATGACATTACGCTTACCGAAACTCAAGCTCGCGAAGCCATTCTCGGTCCCATTCGATCTCTACCTGCCCATCCAGAAGTAAAAGAATCATTGACCCGATTAAAAAATGCGGGATATAAGCTGGTATCTTTTACCAACTCTTCCAACAAGGGCGTTCAAACTCAATTTGAAAATGCAGGCTTGATTGAGTTTTTTGATGAACGATTGAGTATTGAAGACATAGGGAAGTTTAAACCACACACCGATGCCTACGATTGGGCAGCACGAAAAATGGATGTTAATCCAAATGAATGCCTGTTGATAGCCGCGCACGGTTGGGATATTGCCGGAGCACTTTGGGCCAATTGGCGAGGGGCTTTTGTAAGTCGACCTGGAGCTCAGCTATATCCCTTGGCACCAAATCCAGAAATATCTGAACCCAATCTGAAGTTAATAGCCGATAAATTAATAGCTCTCAAATAA
- a CDS encoding SDR family oxidoreductase, with protein MTLDKKVAIVTGSSKGIGREVAIQLAKKGVSVVVNHSNSEAEAKETLDTIKSYGGTAIAVKADVSKRDEVSQLFDKALEHFGKVDVLVNNAGIMISKELKDNTQDDFSRQFDVNVRGTFNTLQEAHSKLSDNGNIINFSSSTAKLMFPTYSLYSATKAAVEQITRVFSKEVGRGISVNAIAPGATETELFMEGKSEETIAKLSSMNAFNRLAQPIDIANVVVFLASDESKWISGQVVGANGALV; from the coding sequence ATGACACTCGATAAAAAAGTAGCCATCGTAACAGGATCGTCAAAAGGAATAGGAAGAGAAGTGGCCATACAGTTAGCCAAAAAAGGAGTATCGGTAGTGGTAAACCATTCTAATAGCGAAGCAGAAGCTAAGGAAACTCTTGACACAATCAAGAGCTATGGCGGAACTGCCATTGCCGTAAAGGCTGATGTGAGCAAAAGAGATGAAGTGAGCCAACTATTTGACAAAGCTCTGGAGCACTTTGGTAAAGTTGATGTATTGGTAAACAATGCCGGAATAATGATTTCCAAAGAGCTAAAAGACAATACGCAAGACGACTTCAGTCGCCAATTTGATGTGAATGTGAGAGGAACGTTTAACACTTTACAAGAAGCACACAGTAAACTGTCTGACAATGGAAACATCATCAACTTTTCATCCAGCACCGCTAAGTTGATGTTTCCAACTTACTCATTATACTCAGCCACCAAGGCAGCAGTAGAACAAATAACTCGGGTGTTTTCTAAAGAAGTAGGTCGTGGTATTTCAGTTAATGCCATTGCCCCTGGCGCCACCGAGACCGAATTATTTATGGAAGGAAAATCTGAAGAAACCATTGCGAAATTAAGTTCTATGAATGCTTTCAACAGACTAGCCCAACCCATCGATATTGCAAACGTGGTTGTCTTTTTGGCAAGCGATGAATCAAAATGGATTTCGGGGCAAGTGGTTGGTGCAAATGGAGCATTAGTTTAG